One Paenibacillus sp. FSL H7-0737 DNA segment encodes these proteins:
- the typA gene encoding translational GTPase TypA produces MHSRKDIRNIAIIAHVDHGKTTLVDQLLQQSGIFSAHEHVQERAMDSNDIERERGITILAKNTAITYKEFLINIVDTPGHADFGGEVERIMKMVDGVLLVVDAYEGCMPQTKFVLRKALEQKLTPIVVVNKIDRPAARPKEVIDEVLDLFIELEANDEQLEFPVVYASALNGTSSMVPEKQDETMLSLYETIVEHIPAPTESVEDPLQFLVTLMDYNEYLGRIAIGRVNRGVIKQGQSVTVIMRDGKSKTARIEKLFGFQGLKRIETEEAGAGDIVAIAGIKDINIGETIADPANPEALPVLKIDEPTMQMTFLVNNSPFAGKEGKWVTSRKLRERLFKELETDVSLRVDETDSPDAFIVSGRGELHLGILIENMRREGYEMQVSKPQVIIKEIDGVKSEPLERLMIDIPEESMGSVMESLGTRKAEMVNMINNGTGQVRLEFLIPARGLIGYNTYFLTLTRGYGVMNHAFDSYAPLVAGQVGGRHQGVLVASETGSTTQYGIVGVEDRGILFLDAGTEIYEGMIVGEHTRDNDIIVNICREKALTNMRTSGKDDTVKMKTPRTFSLEGALEYLNDDEYCEITPKSIRLRKKILNKGERERVEKQRKMAQANA; encoded by the coding sequence ATGCATTCAAGAAAAGATATTCGCAACATTGCGATCATTGCCCACGTTGACCATGGCAAAACAACACTCGTCGATCAGCTTCTTCAGCAATCGGGGATCTTCAGCGCACACGAACACGTACAAGAACGCGCTATGGACTCTAACGATATCGAGCGGGAACGCGGAATTACAATCCTAGCTAAAAATACAGCAATTACTTATAAAGAGTTTTTGATCAATATTGTGGATACACCTGGACACGCTGACTTCGGTGGCGAAGTAGAACGGATTATGAAAATGGTTGACGGTGTATTGCTGGTTGTTGATGCTTATGAAGGCTGCATGCCGCAAACGAAATTCGTTCTGCGTAAAGCATTGGAACAAAAACTTACACCGATCGTTGTCGTGAACAAGATTGACCGTCCAGCTGCTCGTCCTAAGGAAGTTATTGATGAAGTGCTCGATTTGTTCATCGAACTTGAAGCAAATGACGAACAATTGGAATTCCCGGTTGTCTATGCATCTGCTCTTAATGGTACATCAAGCATGGTTCCTGAGAAGCAAGATGAGACAATGCTTTCACTTTACGAAACAATCGTTGAGCATATCCCAGCTCCAACTGAAAGTGTAGAAGACCCGCTTCAATTCCTCGTAACGTTGATGGATTATAACGAATACTTGGGTCGTATTGCTATTGGCCGTGTAAACCGCGGTGTGATCAAACAAGGTCAATCTGTAACTGTAATTATGCGTGACGGTAAGAGTAAAACCGCACGTATTGAGAAATTGTTCGGGTTCCAAGGTTTAAAACGTATTGAAACAGAAGAAGCGGGCGCAGGGGATATCGTTGCTATCGCAGGGATCAAGGACATTAACATTGGTGAGACCATTGCTGATCCAGCGAATCCAGAAGCACTGCCTGTTCTTAAGATCGACGAGCCTACGATGCAAATGACTTTCCTTGTGAATAACAGTCCTTTTGCTGGTAAAGAAGGTAAATGGGTAACTTCTCGTAAACTGCGTGAGCGTCTCTTTAAAGAACTTGAGACAGATGTGAGTTTGCGTGTGGATGAAACGGATAGTCCTGATGCATTTATCGTTTCTGGACGCGGTGAGCTTCACCTTGGTATTCTGATCGAGAATATGCGTCGTGAAGGTTATGAAATGCAAGTTTCTAAACCACAAGTAATCATTAAAGAAATCGATGGTGTTAAATCGGAGCCACTTGAGCGTCTTATGATTGACATTCCTGAAGAAAGCATGGGCTCTGTTATGGAAAGTCTGGGCACTCGCAAAGCCGAAATGGTCAACATGATTAACAACGGTACGGGTCAAGTACGTTTGGAGTTCCTGATTCCTGCACGTGGTTTGATTGGTTACAACACTTACTTCTTGACTTTGACACGTGGTTACGGCGTTATGAACCATGCTTTTGACAGCTACGCTCCACTGGTTGCTGGTCAAGTTGGCGGACGTCATCAAGGTGTGCTTGTAGCCAGTGAGACTGGATCAACAACACAATATGGAATAGTGGGCGTTGAGGATCGTGGTATTCTCTTCTTGGATGCAGGTACAGAAATTTATGAAGGTATGATCGTAGGCGAGCATACCCGTGATAACGATATTATCGTTAACATCTGTAGAGAAAAAGCACTTACCAACATGCGTACCTCAGGTAAGGACGATACTGTAAAAATGAAGACACCACGTACCTTCTCTTTGGAAGGCGCACTTGAATATTTGAATGATGATGAATATTGTGAAATCACACCTAAATCCATTCGCTTGCGCAAAAAGATTCTGAACAAAGGCGAACGCGAACGTGTAGAGAAGCAACGTAAAATGGCACAAGCAAACGCGTAA
- a CDS encoding YlaH-like family protein: MQVWFAEHPIVAYIVIFILLTFVYNQVFRVNQKLSIGKEIMLYIMMAIGSGMLLIFQHDKLPIIQCLLVAVGLMLMVRIRYIVEARQKRKAAAAAKRQ, encoded by the coding sequence ATGCAAGTCTGGTTTGCTGAGCATCCAATCGTCGCTTATATTGTTATTTTTATATTGCTTACATTTGTGTATAATCAGGTATTTCGTGTGAATCAAAAGTTATCGATTGGCAAAGAGATTATGCTGTACATAATGATGGCAATCGGCTCCGGCATGCTCCTCATTTTTCAACATGATAAGCTACCGATCATTCAGTGTCTGCTGGTCGCCGTCGGATTAATGCTGATGGTACGGATACGTTATATCGTAGAAGCTCGACAGAAGAGAAAGGCTGCAGCTGCAGCAAAAAGACAGTAA